CCTTCTGCTGTTTTAGCTGCTAATGCAAAATTAACAATTCCTATAAAATTTTTATTACCATCTTTGTCTTTTTGTTTTATTACCTCTCCAAATAGTAATCCACCTTGTTCAACTTGGTTGTCTTCTATATTTTTTCCAAAACCTATATGCTCTTGTATTATTTGAAAGGCTTCTTTATGGATAAAAATGGTGTCAGTAATAGGTTTTTGTTTTAAATTTTCTTCAAAAAAAGAATCCCAAAAAGGCATATCTATTGCATTTTTTGGAATATAAGGTGGTTTTTCTTCTATGATTTTAA
This Bernardetia sp. DNA region includes the following protein-coding sequences:
- a CDS encoding Mov34/MPN/PAD-1 family protein; this encodes KIIEEKPPYIPKNAIDMPFWDSFFEENLKQKPITDTIFIHKEAFQIIQEHIGFGKNIEDNQVEQGGLLFGEVIKQKDKDGNKNFIGIVNFALAAKTAEGSMRHLHFNHQTWHTLLEQQEKIEAKASKKQLIGWYHTHPRHLQVYFSHVDKQNHLTFFDADWHFGLVLNPQREEMKCFLGNDFREVFCVLE